One window of the Bradyrhizobium sp. NP1 genome contains the following:
- a CDS encoding NepR family anti-sigma factor: MKDAKSPANKNMTPGKGGLNAEIQSRIGHQLRAMYDDVVRQGVPERFAELIRKLDVPQAAHQVGGSGGPNDQNNDGRE; the protein is encoded by the coding sequence ATGAAGGATGCAAAGTCTCCAGCCAACAAGAATATGACCCCCGGGAAGGGAGGCCTGAACGCCGAGATCCAATCCAGGATCGGTCACCAGTTGCGTGCCATGTATGACGACGTGGTGCGACAGGGAGTTCCGGAACGCTTCGCGGAACTGATCCGCAAGCTTGATGTACCGCAGGCAGCGCACCAAGTGGGAGGAAGCGGGGGTCCAAACGACCAGAATAATGACGGGAGGGAGTAA
- a CDS encoding putative quinol monooxygenase: MIYVIATTQMKPESREAFINGHKACIAETRKEKGCIAYEGHVSVNDPNLYVVVERWESRDDLNAHARAPHMKVWRELSASLKASPTLIEIISDGKVDKISA, encoded by the coding sequence ATGATCTATGTCATCGCCACCACGCAGATGAAGCCCGAGAGCCGCGAGGCCTTCATCAACGGGCACAAGGCGTGCATCGCCGAAACGCGGAAAGAGAAGGGCTGCATCGCTTATGAGGGCCACGTCAGCGTCAACGATCCCAACCTGTATGTGGTGGTCGAGCGCTGGGAAAGCCGCGACGATCTCAACGCGCATGCCCGCGCGCCGCACATGAAGGTGTGGCGCGAACTTTCCGCATCGCTGAAGGCCTCGCCGACGCTGATCGAGATCATCAGCGACGGCAAGGTCGATAAGATCTCCGCATGA
- a CDS encoding urease accessory protein UreD, with protein sequence MRSEAANTFAANRARGAVAFEVAEREGATRRGALHESGSLRVRFPAPEDKGLSAVLVNTAGGIAGGDRFEVGISVEAGARLTLTTAAAEKIYRAADAAAELSVTLKVADGAHLAWLPQETILFDRARLTRRIEIELSEGASLLLCEIVVFGRTAMGERMQSGAFIDRWRLRRGGRLVFAETVRLDGDIGGRLARPAVAKGGVAIGTALIVPGDEALVARIRERSGAFAGEVGVSAWNGFAMARFCAQDAAALRADMMAVLGAADRAALPRLWLN encoded by the coding sequence ATGCGCAGTGAGGCGGCTAACACGTTCGCGGCCAACCGCGCGCGCGGCGCGGTTGCTTTCGAGGTGGCCGAGCGCGAAGGCGCCACGAGGCGCGGCGCTTTGCATGAATCCGGCTCGTTGCGCGTGCGCTTTCCCGCGCCCGAGGATAAGGGTCTCTCCGCCGTGCTGGTGAACACCGCTGGTGGCATCGCTGGCGGCGACCGCTTCGAGGTCGGCATCTCCGTTGAAGCGGGCGCCCGGCTGACGCTGACCACGGCGGCGGCCGAAAAGATCTATCGCGCGGCGGATGCGGCGGCCGAGCTCAGCGTCACCCTGAAGGTCGCCGACGGCGCGCATCTCGCCTGGCTGCCGCAGGAGACCATCCTGTTCGATCGCGCACGCCTGACGCGGCGCATCGAGATCGAGCTTTCAGAAGGCGCTTCGCTGCTGTTGTGCGAAATTGTCGTGTTCGGCCGGACCGCGATGGGCGAACGCATGCAAAGCGGCGCCTTCATCGACCGCTGGCGCCTGCGCCGCGGCGGCCGGCTTGTCTTTGCCGAGACGGTTCGCCTCGACGGTGACATCGGAGGCAGGCTGGCGCGGCCTGCGGTCGCCAAGGGCGGCGTTGCCATTGGCACCGCGCTGATCGTGCCGGGCGACGAAGCGCTGGTCGCGCGCATCCGCGAGCGGTCGGGCGCGTTCGCCGGCGAAGTCGGCGTCTCCGCCTGGAACGGATTTGCCATGGCGCGTTTCTGCGCCCAGGATGCCGCCGCGCTGCGTGCCGATATGATGGCGGTACTGGGCGCCGCCGACCGTGCAGCTTTGCCGCGGCTCTGGCTCAACTAG
- a CDS encoding urease accessory protein UreF: MLMTTNEPERARSDLTEREAASLYRLMTWLSPAFPVGGFSYSSGIEWAVEAADVRDAATLQDWLAAMLTDGSGFCDGVFLAQAHRAAEAADEIALKEVAELAAAFVPSRERQLETSAQGRAFVEIARTAWNCDGLEATLAACDGAIVYPVAVGIVGAMHGIPLRPLLHAFLHAVTSNWISAASRLVPLGQTDSQRVLAALESVVAATAARAAVASLDDLGSATFRADLAGLRHETQYTRLFRS; this comes from the coding sequence ATGCTCATGACCACAAATGAGCCGGAGCGGGCGCGGAGTGACCTGACGGAGCGCGAGGCGGCCTCGCTCTACCGTCTCATGACCTGGCTGTCGCCGGCCTTTCCGGTCGGCGGCTTCTCCTATTCCAGCGGCATCGAATGGGCGGTGGAGGCGGCCGACGTCCGGGATGCGGCGACGCTGCAGGACTGGCTTGCCGCGATGCTCACGGACGGCTCGGGTTTCTGCGACGGTGTCTTCCTGGCGCAGGCGCATCGCGCGGCGGAAGCTGCCGATGAGATCGCTTTGAAAGAAGTCGCGGAGCTTGCGGCGGCCTTTGTGCCCTCGCGCGAGCGGCAGCTCGAGACGTCAGCGCAGGGCCGCGCCTTTGTCGAGATCGCGCGCACCGCCTGGAATTGCGATGGCCTGGAGGCGACGCTGGCGGCATGCGACGGCGCGATCGTCTACCCGGTCGCGGTCGGCATCGTCGGCGCCATGCATGGAATTCCGCTGCGGCCGCTGCTGCACGCCTTCCTGCACGCGGTGACGTCGAACTGGATTTCGGCCGCCAGCCGCCTCGTTCCGCTCGGCCAGACCGACAGCCAGCGCGTGCTCGCCGCGCTCGAGAGCGTGGTCGCGGCCACCGCCGCGCGCGCGGCAGTGGCCTCGCTCGACGATCTCGGCAGCGCGACTTTCCGCGCCGACCTGGCAGGCCTGAGGCACGAGACGCAGTACACGCGGTTGTTCAGGTCATGA
- a CDS encoding sigma-70 family RNA polymerase sigma factor, whose translation MPLTESLRDDILAAVPSLRAFAISLSGNGDRADDLVQETLLRALANIDSFQPGSNLPAWLFTILRNLFRSDYRKRRREVEDAEGNYAKTLKTQPSQNAHLEFEEFRTALDKLPQDQREALILVGASGFSYEDAAAICGCAVGTIKSRVNRARSKLAALLYVEGAEDFGPDETVRAVIGGNG comes from the coding sequence ATGCCTCTCACAGAATCCCTTCGCGACGACATCCTGGCAGCGGTGCCGAGCCTGCGCGCCTTCGCCATTTCGCTGAGCGGCAATGGCGACCGCGCCGACGACCTCGTGCAGGAGACCCTGCTGCGGGCGCTCGCCAATATCGACTCGTTCCAGCCCGGCTCGAACCTGCCGGCCTGGTTGTTCACGATCCTGCGCAACCTGTTTCGCTCCGACTACCGCAAGCGGCGGCGCGAGGTCGAGGATGCCGAGGGCAACTATGCCAAGACGCTGAAGACGCAGCCGTCGCAGAACGCGCATCTGGAATTCGAGGAGTTCCGTACAGCGCTCGACAAGCTGCCGCAGGACCAGCGTGAAGCGCTGATCCTGGTCGGCGCCTCCGGCTTCTCCTACGAGGACGCGGCGGCGATCTGCGGCTGCGCGGTCGGCACCATCAAGAGCCGCGTCAACCGTGCACGGTCGAAGCTTGCAGCCCTGCTCTATGTGGAGGGCGCCGAGGATTTCGGCCCTGACGAGACGGTGCGCGCCGTGATCGGCGGCAACGGCTAG
- the ureG gene encoding urease accessory protein UreG, with protein MASSHGPLRVGVGGPVGSGKTALMDLLCKALRERYDIAAITNDIYTKWDAEFLVRSGSLTADRIAGVETGGCPHTAIREDASMNLAAVADMRAKFPGLDLVLIESGGDNLAATFSPELADLTIYVIDVAAGDKIPSKGGPGITRSDLLVINKIDLAPHVGASLDKMDADTRRMRGERPFVMTNLKKGEGLEKITAFIEAKGGLRPAAPAGAARPAR; from the coding sequence ATGGCTAGTTCTCACGGCCCCCTGCGTGTCGGCGTCGGCGGTCCCGTCGGCTCGGGCAAGACCGCGCTGATGGATCTGCTCTGCAAGGCGCTGCGCGAACGCTACGACATCGCCGCCATCACCAACGACATCTACACCAAATGGGATGCAGAGTTCCTGGTGCGTTCGGGATCGCTGACGGCGGACCGCATTGCCGGCGTCGAGACCGGCGGCTGCCCGCATACCGCGATCCGTGAGGACGCCTCGATGAACCTCGCGGCCGTTGCCGACATGCGGGCCAAGTTTCCCGGTCTCGATCTGGTGCTGATCGAGTCCGGCGGCGACAATCTCGCCGCCACCTTCTCGCCCGAGCTTGCAGACCTCACGATCTATGTGATCGACGTGGCCGCCGGCGACAAGATCCCCTCCAAGGGCGGCCCCGGAATCACCCGCTCCGACCTCCTGGTGATCAACAAGATCGATCTCGCGCCCCATGTCGGTGCTTCGCTCGACAAGATGGATGCGGATACGCGTCGGATGCGCGGCGAGCGGCCGTTCGTGATGACCAACCTGAAGAAGGGCGAGGGGCTGGAGAAGATCACGGCCTTCATCGAGGCCAAAGGTGGGCTGCGCCCGGCGGCGCCGGCCGGCGCCGCGAGGCCGGCGCGTTAA
- a CDS encoding urease subunit gamma: MNLSPREKDKLLISMAAMVARRRLERGVKLNHPEAIAIISDFIVEGARDGRTVAELMKSGAEVLTREQVMPGIPEMIHDIQVEATFPDGTKLVTVHQPIR; encoded by the coding sequence ATGAATCTCTCCCCCCGCGAAAAGGACAAGCTTCTGATCTCGATGGCGGCCATGGTGGCGCGGCGCCGCCTGGAGCGCGGCGTCAAGCTCAACCACCCCGAGGCGATCGCGATCATTTCCGATTTCATCGTCGAGGGCGCGCGTGATGGCCGCACCGTCGCCGAGCTGATGAAGTCGGGCGCGGAAGTTCTGACGCGCGAGCAGGTGATGCCGGGAATCCCCGAGATGATCCACGACATTCAGGTCGAGGCGACTTTCCCGGATGGGACCAAGCTCGTCACCGTGCATCAGCCGATCCGGTGA
- a CDS encoding urease accessory protein UreE, producing the protein MIRATDVKPQHRWTAAPADTVVLDFDDRHRRRLVMCGTRGLEFLLDLENAVALRGGDALVLEDGRLVEVVAAPEPLIEIRGADPHHLIRVAWHLGNRHLPTQIMPKALRIRKDHVIEAMVKGLGARVVAIEAPFDPEGGAYAGAAHAHVSENHAPHHAAHDHAHDHGDHDHHHDHHHHDEHCDHDHHHGHSHAHDHK; encoded by the coding sequence ATGATCCGCGCTACGGATGTGAAGCCGCAGCATCGCTGGACCGCGGCGCCGGCCGACACCGTCGTGCTCGATTTCGACGACCGGCATCGGCGGCGGCTGGTGATGTGCGGCACGCGCGGCCTCGAATTCCTGCTCGATCTCGAAAACGCCGTGGCGTTGCGCGGCGGCGACGCCCTGGTGCTGGAGGATGGAAGGCTGGTCGAGGTGGTGGCAGCGCCCGAGCCGCTGATCGAGATTCGCGGGGCCGATCCGCATCATCTGATCCGCGTCGCCTGGCATCTCGGCAACCGCCATCTGCCGACCCAGATCATGCCGAAGGCGCTGCGTATCCGAAAGGATCACGTGATCGAGGCGATGGTGAAGGGATTGGGCGCGCGCGTCGTCGCGATCGAGGCGCCGTTCGATCCCGAGGGCGGTGCCTATGCCGGCGCCGCGCATGCTCACGTTTCCGAGAACCACGCGCCGCATCACGCCGCGCATGATCATGCGCACGATCATGGCGATCATGATCACCACCATGACCACCACCATCATGACGAGCATTGCGACCACGATCATCATCACGGCCATTCCCATGCTCATGACCACAAATGA
- the urtE gene encoding urea ABC transporter ATP-binding subunit UrtE — protein sequence MLEVKDINLYYGAAQALRGVSLAAAPGKVTCVLGRNGVGKTSLLRALVGQYPVASGSISFDGADITGLKPYERARRGIGFVPQGREIFPLLTVEENLKTGFAPLKREDRSIPNDVFSLFPVLESMLGRRGGDLSGGQQQQLAIGRALVMRPKLLLLDEPTEGIQPSIIKDIARAISYLRNLGNIAIVLVEQYLDFACELGDSFAVMDRGAVKYACDRTALDPAEISRQMAL from the coding sequence ATGCTCGAGGTGAAAGACATCAACCTCTATTACGGCGCGGCGCAGGCGCTGCGCGGCGTCTCGCTTGCGGCCGCGCCCGGCAAGGTCACCTGTGTGCTCGGCCGCAACGGCGTCGGCAAGACCTCGCTGCTCCGCGCCCTGGTGGGCCAATATCCGGTCGCCTCGGGCTCGATCAGCTTCGACGGCGCCGACATCACGGGCCTCAAACCCTATGAGCGGGCGCGGCGCGGCATCGGCTTCGTGCCGCAGGGCCGCGAGATTTTTCCCCTTCTGACGGTCGAGGAGAACCTCAAGACCGGCTTTGCGCCCTTGAAGCGCGAGGACCGCAGCATTCCGAACGACGTGTTTTCGCTGTTTCCGGTGCTGGAATCCATGCTGGGGCGCCGCGGCGGCGACCTCTCCGGCGGCCAGCAGCAGCAACTCGCGATCGGGCGCGCGCTCGTCATGCGACCGAAACTGCTGCTGCTCGATGAGCCGACCGAGGGCATCCAGCCCTCGATCATCAAGGATATCGCGCGGGCGATCTCCTACTTGCGCAACCTCGGCAACATCGCCATCGTGCTGGTCGAGCAATATCTCGACTTTGCCTGTGAGCTCGGCGACAGTTTCGCGGTGATGGACCGGGGTGCGGTGAAATATGCCTGCGACCGCACAGCCCTCGACCCCGCCGAAATCAGCCGCCAGATGGCGCTGTAA
- the ureC gene encoding urease subunit alpha, which produces MTSKISRRVYADMFGPTTGDRVRLADTDLIIEVEKDFTTYGEEVKFGGGKVIRDGMGQSQATNRQGAADTVITNALIVDHWGIVKADVAIKEGMISAVGKAGNPDIQPNVTIVIGPGTDVIAGEGKILTAGGFDSHIHFICPQQIEHALMSGVTSMLGGGTGPSHGTFATTCTPGPWHMARMIQSFDAFPVNLGISGKGNASRPAALAEMIKAGACALKLHEDWGTTPAAIDNCLSVADDYDVQVMLHSDTLNESGFVEDTVKAFKGRTIHAFHTEGAGGGHAPDIIKIAGLKNVLPSSTNPTRPFTRNTIDEHLDMLMVCHHLDPSIAEDLAFAESRIRKETIAAEDILHDLGALSMMSSDSQAMGRLGEVIIRTWQTADKMKKQRGSLPQDKGKDNDNFRVRRYIAKYTINPAIAHGVSKLIGSVEKGKLADLVLWSPAFFGVKPDLIIKGGSIVAAPMGDPNASIPTPQPVHYQPMFAAFGKSLTASSVVFTSKAAVAGGLARKLGISKQLYAVQNTRGKISKKSMVHNDATPHIEVDPETYEVRADGELLTCAPAEVLPLAQRYFMF; this is translated from the coding sequence ATGACATCGAAAATCTCTCGACGCGTCTATGCCGACATGTTCGGGCCGACCACCGGCGACCGTGTGCGGCTCGCCGACACCGACCTCATCATCGAGGTGGAGAAGGATTTCACCACCTACGGCGAAGAGGTAAAGTTCGGCGGCGGCAAGGTGATCCGCGACGGCATGGGCCAGTCGCAAGCAACCAACCGGCAGGGCGCGGCCGATACCGTGATCACCAACGCGCTGATCGTCGATCACTGGGGTATCGTGAAAGCCGATGTCGCGATCAAGGAAGGCATGATCTCGGCGGTCGGCAAGGCCGGCAATCCCGACATCCAGCCCAATGTGACCATCGTGATCGGACCGGGCACCGACGTGATTGCGGGGGAGGGGAAGATCCTCACCGCAGGGGGATTCGACAGCCACATCCATTTCATCTGCCCGCAACAGATCGAGCATGCGCTGATGTCTGGTGTCACCTCGATGCTGGGCGGCGGCACCGGCCCCTCGCACGGCACGTTCGCCACCACCTGCACGCCAGGGCCCTGGCACATGGCGCGGATGATCCAGTCGTTCGACGCCTTCCCGGTCAATCTCGGTATCTCGGGCAAGGGCAATGCGTCGCGTCCGGCGGCGCTGGCCGAGATGATCAAGGCGGGCGCCTGCGCGCTCAAGCTGCACGAGGACTGGGGCACGACGCCGGCCGCGATCGACAATTGCCTTTCAGTCGCCGACGACTACGACGTCCAGGTGATGCTGCATTCCGACACGCTGAACGAATCCGGATTCGTCGAGGACACAGTAAAGGCCTTCAAGGGCCGCACCATCCACGCCTTCCACACCGAAGGCGCCGGCGGCGGCCACGCGCCCGACATCATCAAGATCGCCGGCTTGAAGAACGTCCTGCCGTCGTCGACCAATCCGACGCGCCCCTTCACCCGCAACACCATCGACGAGCATCTGGACATGCTGATGGTGTGCCACCATCTCGATCCCTCGATCGCGGAAGACCTTGCGTTTGCCGAGAGTCGCATCCGGAAGGAGACCATCGCCGCCGAAGACATCCTGCACGATCTCGGCGCACTCTCGATGATGTCGTCGGATTCGCAGGCCATGGGCCGTCTCGGCGAGGTCATCATCCGCACCTGGCAGACCGCCGACAAGATGAAGAAGCAGCGCGGATCGTTGCCGCAGGACAAGGGCAAGGACAACGACAATTTTCGCGTCAGGCGCTACATCGCCAAATACACCATCAACCCCGCGATCGCGCACGGCGTGTCAAAACTGATCGGCTCGGTCGAGAAGGGCAAGCTCGCCGACCTCGTGCTGTGGTCGCCGGCCTTCTTCGGCGTCAAGCCGGACCTGATCATCAAGGGCGGCTCGATTGTTGCCGCGCCCATGGGCGACCCCAACGCCTCGATCCCGACCCCGCAGCCGGTGCATTACCAGCCGATGTTTGCTGCCTTCGGCAAGTCGCTGACGGCATCGTCCGTCGTCTTCACCTCGAAGGCCGCGGTGGCGGGCGGGCTGGCGCGCAAGCTCGGCATTTCGAAGCAGCTCTATGCGGTGCAGAACACCCGCGGCAAGATCTCCAAGAAGAGCATGGTCCACAATGACGCCACGCCCCATATCGAGGTCGATCCGGAAACCTATGAGGTGCGCGCCGATGGCGAACTGCTGACCTGCGCGCCGGCGGAGGTATTGCCGCTGGCGCAGCGTTATTTCATGTTCTAG
- a CDS encoding urease subunit beta: protein MIPGELFIQDGEIELNAGRKTVTLTVANSGDRPIQVGSHYHFFETNPALKFDRKKARGMRLDIAAGTAVRFEPGQTREVHLVALAGKRTVYGFRGDVMGKL, encoded by the coding sequence ATGATCCCCGGCGAACTCTTCATCCAGGACGGCGAGATCGAGCTCAATGCCGGCCGCAAGACCGTGACGCTGACGGTGGCCAATTCAGGCGACCGGCCGATCCAGGTCGGCTCGCACTACCATTTCTTCGAGACCAACCCGGCGCTGAAATTCGATCGGAAAAAGGCGCGCGGCATGCGGCTCGATATCGCGGCCGGCACTGCGGTGCGCTTCGAGCCGGGACAGACGCGGGAAGTGCATCTCGTCGCGCTTGCCGGCAAGCGCACCGTCTACGGCTTTCGCGGCGACGTGATGGGGAAGTTGTGA
- a CDS encoding HWE histidine kinase domain-containing protein has product MVRLGFIIGFIALIGVLLSGLAAYRVHDQELTIDGIALARAIDVHASLVQDRLTERELLARVASGLFRSPSVVKASMLEPLRSSIYAFKTDFVVAGWVARLKPGDLDAARGELASAGFANPTIRNYDDKPLDTAAISQPIDVLMDVEPRNAETRTFPGRALDSNPVVGPMLAQAMAAGKPVASDPLPLLRANGPMGLMLAAPVVPPGATAPAGFVTFSYELSPLMLTNDDLSLFSVALKDPRNDNGELVANDRGVVSERTVAPASPPPSAVRTVTFGNRDWRLAYYAKTNAVKRAEQTAAIVAAIGLSLTGIICGLFGYVAYNNLRLSREIQVRIGFERRLTAVIDELNHRVKNILAVIQSIVTRTLRHGSDIDVARELLIGRIHAMSNVVSLLSESQWQGVQLKGLFEARAIPHAERIAVSGPDIAVSARAAQSLSLLFFELASHSDEGLSLVGKHPHITAKWEVTGEGSEQTFHFRWEEFNTSEATRRTDSDFGVILLDRVAPEALGGVAKRYFTDVSYVYELTAPMDTVVDMNERDRTEKFSAPVRPPR; this is encoded by the coding sequence GTGGTTCGGTTGGGCTTTATCATCGGTTTCATCGCGCTCATCGGAGTCCTGCTCTCCGGGCTTGCGGCCTATCGCGTTCACGACCAGGAATTGACCATCGACGGCATTGCGCTGGCGCGCGCGATCGACGTGCATGCCAGCCTGGTGCAGGACCGTCTCACCGAGCGCGAGTTGCTGGCCCGTGTCGCGTCGGGCCTTTTCCGCTCGCCCTCGGTGGTGAAGGCCAGCATGCTGGAGCCGCTGCGCTCCTCGATCTATGCGTTCAAGACCGATTTCGTGGTGGCGGGCTGGGTGGCGCGGCTCAAGCCGGGCGATCTCGATGCAGCGCGCGGTGAACTCGCCAGCGCCGGCTTCGCCAACCCGACGATCCGCAACTATGACGACAAGCCGCTCGATACCGCGGCGATCAGTCAGCCGATCGACGTGCTGATGGATGTCGAGCCGCGCAACGCGGAGACGCGCACCTTTCCGGGGCGGGCGCTCGACAGCAATCCGGTGGTCGGGCCGATGCTGGCGCAGGCGATGGCGGCGGGAAAGCCGGTCGCCTCCGATCCGCTGCCGCTGTTGCGCGCCAATGGACCGATGGGGCTGATGCTGGCGGCGCCGGTGGTGCCGCCCGGCGCCACTGCACCGGCCGGCTTCGTGACGTTTTCCTACGAGCTTTCGCCGCTGATGCTCACCAACGACGACCTGTCGCTGTTCTCGGTGGCGCTGAAGGATCCGCGCAACGACAATGGCGAGCTGGTCGCGAACGACCGGGGCGTGGTTTCCGAGCGGACGGTCGCGCCCGCAAGCCCGCCGCCGTCGGCGGTGCGCACGGTGACGTTCGGCAACCGCGACTGGCGGCTTGCCTATTATGCCAAGACCAACGCCGTGAAGCGCGCCGAGCAGACCGCGGCCATCGTGGCGGCGATCGGCCTGTCGCTGACCGGCATCATCTGCGGCCTGTTCGGCTATGTCGCCTATAACAACCTGCGCCTTTCCCGTGAAATCCAGGTCCGGATCGGATTCGAGCGCAGGCTGACCGCCGTGATCGACGAGCTCAACCACCGGGTCAAGAACATCCTGGCGGTGATCCAGTCGATCGTGACGCGCACGCTGCGGCACGGCTCCGATATCGACGTGGCGCGCGAACTGCTGATCGGGCGCATCCACGCGATGTCGAACGTGGTGTCGCTGTTGAGCGAGAGCCAGTGGCAGGGCGTGCAGCTCAAGGGCCTGTTCGAGGCGCGCGCCATCCCGCATGCCGAGCGCATCGCGGTCAGCGGCCCCGACATCGCGGTGAGCGCGCGCGCCGCCCAGAGCTTGTCGCTTCTGTTCTTCGAGCTGGCCTCGCATTCGGACGAGGGACTGTCGCTGGTCGGCAAGCATCCGCACATCACCGCGAAATGGGAGGTGACGGGCGAGGGCTCCGAGCAGACCTTCCACTTCCGCTGGGAGGAGTTCAACACCAGCGAGGCGACCCGCCGCACCGACAGTGATTTCGGCGTGATCCTGCTCGATCGCGTCGCGCCGGAGGCGCTCGGCGGCGTCGCCAAGCGCTACTTCACCGATGTGAGCTATGTCTACGAGCTCACCGCGCCGATGGACACCGTGGTCGACATGAACGAGCGCGATCGCACCGAAAAATTCTCCGCGCCGGTGCGCCCGCCGCGGTAG
- a CDS encoding HD domain-containing protein produces MLTGIRLISEAAELAAHRHAGTARKGRGSEPYINHLAEVANLLARVTDGADAELIAAGWLHDVIEDTATTREELAQKFGERVAALVVGCTDDMSLSKAERRKKQIEDAPHKSPGAKLIKIADKVSNVRARIFLNASAEQREELADYVAWAEQVVAGCRGVNAALDKMFDDAVAEARSSL; encoded by the coding sequence ATGTTGACCGGAATCCGTCTCATCTCGGAAGCTGCCGAGCTGGCCGCACATCGCCACGCCGGCACGGCGCGCAAGGGGCGCGGCAGCGAGCCCTACATCAACCACCTCGCCGAGGTGGCGAACCTGCTCGCGCGAGTGACCGATGGCGCCGATGCCGAGCTGATAGCGGCCGGCTGGCTGCATGATGTGATCGAGGATACCGCAACCACGCGCGAGGAGCTGGCGCAGAAGTTCGGCGAGCGCGTCGCGGCGCTGGTCGTGGGGTGCACCGACGACATGAGCCTGTCCAAGGCCGAGCGCCGGAAGAAACAGATCGAGGACGCGCCGCACAAATCGCCCGGCGCAAAGCTGATCAAGATCGCCGACAAGGTCAGCAACGTGCGCGCGCGCATATTTCTAAATGCGAGCGCGGAGCAGCGCGAAGAACTGGCCGACTATGTCGCCTGGGCCGAGCAGGTCGTCGCCGGATGTCGCGGCGTGAATGCGGCGCTCGACAAGATGTTCGACGATGCGGTCGCTGAAGCGAGGAGTTCGCTGTGA
- a CDS encoding response regulator — protein sequence MSRSQLVAEHLPLLRRYARALTGSQTSGDAYVAAMLEAMLQDPSVLDERHGPRAGLFRLFTQIWNSVSINEDTEVRTLPMPPERRLSNITPLPRQAFLLLSLEGFSEDEVAFILGTDVAEARRLADAAGREMAAEIATDVLIIEDETFIAMDLESLVKNLGHNVIGVARTHSDAVALAKNKKPGLILADIQLADGSSGLDAVNELLRSFEVPVVFITAYPERFLTGERPEPAFLISKPFQPAMVSAVASQALFFQRNSRNRAPKAPAA from the coding sequence ATGTCCCGATCACAGCTTGTTGCTGAACATTTGCCACTGCTGCGCCGCTATGCCCGCGCGCTGACCGGAAGCCAGACGTCCGGCGACGCCTATGTCGCCGCGATGCTGGAGGCGATGCTGCAGGATCCGTCCGTGCTCGATGAGCGCCATGGCCCCCGCGCAGGGCTGTTCCGGCTGTTCACCCAGATCTGGAATTCGGTCTCGATCAACGAGGACACCGAGGTCCGGACCCTGCCGATGCCGCCGGAGCGTCGGTTGTCCAACATCACGCCGCTGCCTCGCCAGGCTTTCCTGCTGTTGTCGCTCGAAGGCTTTTCCGAGGACGAGGTGGCCTTCATCCTCGGCACCGACGTCGCGGAAGCGCGCAGGCTCGCCGACGCTGCCGGCCGCGAGATGGCGGCCGAGATCGCGACCGACGTCCTGATCATCGAGGACGAGACCTTCATCGCGATGGATCTGGAAAGCCTGGTCAAGAATCTCGGTCACAACGTGATCGGCGTCGCCCGTACCCATTCGGATGCGGTGGCGCTTGCCAAGAACAAGAAGCCGGGCCTGATCCTCGCCGACATCCAGCTCGCCGACGGCAGTTCGGGCCTCGATGCCGTCAACGAGCTGTTGCGCAGTTTCGAGGTGCCGGTGGTGTTCATCACCGCCTATCCGGAACGCTTCCTGACCGGCGAGCGGCCGGAGCCGGCGTTCCTGATCTCAAAGCCGTTCCAGCCGGCGATGGTGTCGGCGGTCGCGAGCCAGGCGCTGTTCTTCCAGCGCAATTCGCGCAACCGCGCGCCCAAAGCGCCCGCGGCGTGA